The following DNA comes from Luteolibacter flavescens.
GCACCATCTCCGTCCTTTTTTTGCATTTTCCGTAGCCATAAGTGGCGTATCCGCACTTCCCGATGGCTTCGTGATGACCGAGTTCGCCGGTCCGCCGAATGCCGACTACCCGGCAGCCATCACCGCTGCCGCAAATGGCGATGTTTACGTGTCATCCGACCAGAATGGCTCGCTGGGCCACAAGGAGCACATGGGCCGGATCATCCGCTGCCGCGATACGGATGGCGACGGCAAGGCGGACGAGTTCGTGAAATTCGTCCCGGACGTGAATAGCCCGCGCGGCGGCCACTTCGTCGGCGACACGCTCTACCTCATCCACCCGCCCTACCTGAGCAGCTTCCGCGATACGGATGGCGACGGCGTGGCGGACGAGAAGAAGGTGCTGGTGACCGGTCTCGGCGGCGGCATCGAGCACCCGCGCGGCGCTGACCATACGACGAATGGCGTGCGCATGGGCATCGATGGCTGGCTCTACATCTCGGTGGGTGACTTCGGCACCTTCCCGGCGAAGGGCACGGATGGCTCCAGCTACACGCTGCACGGCGGCGGCGTCCTCCGCGTGCGGCCGGATGGCTCGCAGATCGAGCCCTACGCGCTGATGGTGCGGAATATCTGCGACACCGCGATTTCCCCCGAGCTGGATCTTTTCAGCCGCGACAATACGAACGACGGCAAGGGCTGGAACACGCGCTTCCACCACTACACCGCCCTCGGCGACCACGGCTACCCGCGCCTCTACCAGAACTTCGCCGACGAGGCGATCAAGCCGCTGGCGGACTACGGCGGCGGCTCCGGCACGGGTGCCCTGTGGCTGAGCGAGCCGGGCTTCCCCGCGGAATTCACCGACGCGCTTTTCTCCACCGACTGGACGACGGGCAATGTCCACTACCACCCGTGGAAGAAGGAAGGCGCGAGCTTCACCATCGAGCAAAAGACCTTCGAGAAATTGCCGCGCGCGACCGACATCGACGTGGATGGGAACTCGAAGCTCTACATGGCCGACTGGCGGAACGGTGGCTTCGATTTCACGCCGGACCAGAAGGTGGGCCTCGTCTTCCAGGTCACCTACCCGGGCATCCCCGCGGCGAAGTATCAGGACGTGACGAAGGCGAGCGACGGCGACCTGCTGAAGCTCGTGGGCAGCCCGAGCGCGGTGCAGCGCCTGGAGGCACAGCGCGAGATTATCAAGCGCGGCAAGAAGCCGGAATTCGCCGAAGGCATCTTCGCCGTGGCGAAGGACGCGAAGCTCCCGGTGAGCGCACGCACCGCGGCGGTGTGGACCTTCAAGCAACTCTACGGAAAAGATAGTACCAAGTATCTGGCGGAGCTGGCCGCGGACGAAACGATGCGCGAGCAGGCGCTGCGAGCGATGGCCGACCGCAGCAGCGAACTCGCCGACGTGCCGGTGAAGCTCTACGTGGACGCGCTGAAGGACAAGAACCCGCGCGTGGCGCTCCAGGCCCTGATCGGACTGGAGAAGCTGAAGGCGAAGGATGCCGCTCCGGCGATCTTTGCCGCCTCCGCCGACTGGCGTGACGAGGGTGTCTCGCCGCGCCTCCAGCACACCGCCGTGCAGGTTCTCGCCTCTCTCAACAATGTCCCCGCCGGCCTGAAGGCCGTGGAAGACACCGCCACCCGCAAGCTGGCGCTGCAGGCACTCCAGAAGGTCCACTCGATGGACGTGGTGAACGGCTTGCTCGGGCTCTTCGGCAAGTCCGCCGATCTGGAACTGCGCTACGATGTGCTGTCCTCGCTTTCCCGCCTCTACTTCAAGGAGAAGGAATGGGACCTCAAGAGCTGGTGGAACACCCGCCCGGATGACCGCGGCCCCTACTACGAGACCGCCGAGTGGGAAGGCACCGCGAAGATCAAGCCAGCCATTGAAAAGGGCTTCGGCATGATCGCACCGGATCGCCAGAACGCGCTGCTCGACATCCTCGGCAAGAACCGCCTGCCCGTCGCCGAGCTGAAGCTCGCAGGCGTGGACCCGGTGATCGCCGCACTGAATGCGAAGGAGCTGAATGCCACCCAGCTCATGCTGCTGGTGGCCGCGGCGAAGGAGCCGAAGCGCCCCTTTGCCCAGCGCGTGGAGGCCTACAAGGCACTCGGGAAAGGCGGCGAGGATTCCTCCATGCCGCATCGCCTCGCGGTGCTCGCGACGTGGAGCCAGGAGAAGGACGCACCTGCCGAGGCCGCCCAGCACATTAGCGACTTCGTGAATGCACCGGACCGCGGCAACCAGATCGGCTCGCTCCGCGAGATCGCCGCGAAGCAAGGGAATGCAGCCAGCCGCATCGCGTGGAAGTCCATGCTGACCGTGCTGAACAGCCCGCTGGCGAAGGCCGACGCGAAGAAGCGGATCCAGGACGAGGTGGACAAGATCCCGCGCGAGGTGGGCTTCTTCCAAGCGATCGCGGATCTCAAGCTGGCCGGCTTTGACAAGCAGATCGAGCAGGGCATGAAGTGGGACAACTCCGAGCTGATCAATGCCGCGAAGGCGGCGAAGGAAGCCGTAGCCGCGGCTGGATCCGGCGGCAAGAAGGTGGCCGAGCTGCCCATCCCCGAAGTGGCGAAGGCTGCGATGACCGGCAAGGGCGACGTCGCCACGGGCGCGCGCCTCTACACCTCGCAGGGCTGCATCGCCTGCCACGCCATCGATCCGAAGGCCGAGCAAAAGGGCCCCTACCTCGGTGCTGCCGGGGCAAAATTCACCCGTGACTACCTCATCGACTCGATCCTCGAGCCGAACAAGGTGGTGGCGCAGGGCTTCCAGACCTCGATGATCAAGATGAAGGACGGCACAGCCAAGATGGGCTTCATCACCGCGGAAGCGGACGGCATCGTGGAAGTCCGCGACATCGCCGGCCAGGTCAGCAAGATCAAGCGCGCCGACGTGACCGAGGAAACCCACATGCCCACCTCGATGATGCCACCCGGCCTCGCCGCGGGACTCACCGTGGAAGACTTCACCTCGCTGATCGAATACCTCGTCTCGCTCAAGGCGACGGGGGGCTGAGAAGCGCTGCGACAATCACTCGAAAAGGCCGCCTGGAAACAGGCGGCCTTTTTTCGTAATGAGGGGTGTCGACATTCCATCGATACGGTGCGGACGGAAGATCCACATGCCTCATGCGGCAGTTCCACCACGCTCGCGTCACATCTCTCTCCAAATTCACCACAAATGTAGTGGACAGATCCACTACATTTGTGGTGAATAGACACAAACATGGACGCACCGAAGATTTCCGAATCCGAATGGGCAGTGATGGAAGTGCTGTGGGACGCCTCGCCGCGCACTGCCTCCGAGATCGCAAAGACCCTGCGCAAGAAGACCTCTTGGGCTGAGAACACGGTGCGGACGCTGTTGACCCGACTGGTCGAAAAAGGCGCGCTCGATGAGGCGGGATCGCCGAAGCTCTACACCCCCGCCGTGCAGCGCGAGGACTGCGTGCGGGCGGAGAGCGAGTCCTTCCTCGAACGAATTTTCCAAGGAGCGGCGAAACCGCTGCTCGTCCACTTCGCGAAGAATGCCCGGCTCACGCCGGACGAGGTCCGGGAGCTCAAACGGATCCTCGATCAATCGACAGAAACCAAAACCTGACCCCGAATTATCATGAACCTGTTAGAGACTGTGTTTGAATGGGTGGTCTCGACGACCGTCCGCGGATCGCTGGTTGCCCTCGTGATCCTCACGATTCAGATGATGCTCCGCCCCTGGTTGCCTGCCAACTGGCGGCATGCGCTGTGGCTGCCGTTGCTGCTGGTGATGGTGTTGCCCTTCGTTCCGGAGCTCCCGGTCCACCTGCTACCGGCACGTGAAGCAACGGTGGAATTCACCCCAACTACCGCCATCGAAACCGCCGCTACTATGAATGCCGTAGCCGAAGGAAGCCTCGCCGGATTACCCGCGCCCGCCCCGATGAAAGCAGCCATTCTCCCTAGCCTCTGGCTCGCCGGAGTGGTGATCGCGATGGCAGCAGGCATCACCGGCTATCGCAGGAAACTGCGGGAGATCCGTGCCGATGCGACCTCACCCGATGCCGAGCTGCTGGTGGAGATCGAGCAGGCGCGGAAGGACGCCGGTCTCACGAAGACGCCGCTCGTGTGGCTATCGCACAAGGTCGAGAGCCCTGCGGTATCCGGGCTGTTGCGTCCGGTGCTGCTGCTGCCGGCGGAGTATCCGAAGACATTCACTGCCACGGAATCGCGGCTGATCCTCCTGCATGAATTCAGCCACATCAAGCGGCACGACCTCGCGCAGAACTGGCTGCTCTTCACCCTGCAGGCGCTGCATTGGTTCAATCCGGTGATCTGGTTCGCCTTTGCCCGGGTGCGCCAGGACCGCGAGGCGGCGTGCGATGCCCGGGTGCTCGCCCTGGAGACCCAGGACCGCCGCGCGGACTACGGCCATGCCTTGCTGAAGATGCAGGATCTGCCCGCCACCACCGGTCTTCGCCTCGGCTTCCTCGGTGTTTTCGGGAATGCCTCCGGCCTGCGTTCGCGGATCGCCGACATCTCGCGCTACCGCCGCAGTCACCCGGCATGGCAGGCGACCGGCTGTCTGCTCGTGGCGACCATTGCCCTCTTTGGCACCACCCGGGCAAAGGACGCGAATGCGGAGGCGATCGCAGCAGCGGAGGCTGCGGTGGCCTCGCCGAAGCCACGGGAAGGACAGCGCTATACACCCACCCTGGCCGCGGTGGTGAAGAAGCTTGATACGATGCGCGTGCCCGCCTTTTCACTCAAGGACACCTCGCTCGAGGAAGCGCTCGACGTGCTGCGAGTGCGAAGCATCGAACTCGACACGACCGAAAAGGACGCCGCGAAGAAAGGCGTGACGCTGACCATCCGGGCGAGCAGCCAGAGCAAGTGGAAGCCGGGCAAGCTCACGCTCGACATGAAGGACGAACTGCTGGGCCAGATCCTCGTCGAGATCTCGAAGCAGACCGGCACCGCGATCCTCGTCGAGAACTCCGGCGTCGCTTTCACACCAAAGGACGAAGTGAATCATGCGGCGGGCGAACCCGCAGCTCCGACCGGCAAGGCGCTCTCGGCGGCATCGTCCATCATCATCCCGGTGGTGAACTTCGAAAACGCAAAGCTCAGCGAGGTGGTCGATTTCCTGAATCTCCGGTCAAAGGAGCTGGGCGGTGAAAAAGCACCCGCCGTCAGGATCGGCCCGGCGACCGATGGCAATGCCGTGGTGAGCGAACTCCGGCTGCGGAATGTTCCCCTCGCGGATGCAGTCCACTATGCCGCCGACCTCACAAAGAACCGGCTGACCGCGGACGACACGGGCCTGCAGATCGGCCAGCAGGCGAATTCGAGTGCCCGACAAAAGGAGGGCGGCATGAAAGGAGGCCGGATCGTGGGAGCGATCCGGCCTTCGACATTTCGCCCGCCGGATCAATCCATCCAGCGGCCGAGCGCGCGGTCGAGGACGTCGGTGCGCTTCACGCGGAAGTCCTCGCCCAGCTCGACGGTGGCGCGGCGGCCGGCGCTGTTCTGGAAGTGGAGGAAAACCGGGATCTTCCCGGGAGAGGCGGCGAGCGCGGTGCGGATCTCCTTCAGGTCCTGCTCCGAGTGGCGGGCGGTCCAGAGGGTGAGTTCCACCGCACCCTTGCTGGCGGAGCTACCGCGGGGCTTCAGCTCGTTGATCTCCGAGCCGGTGAGGCGGCGGGAGTCGGTGCGGTCATCAACCTGGATCTGCGCCTTGAAGCGGATCACCTTCCCCGGCGCGAGCACGCCGGCATCGCGCGCGGGGACGAAGGACTCGCCCCACATGACCACCTCGGCGGAGCCGGTGAAGTCCTCCACGACCATGACGCCGAAGGGCTTGCCGCTCTTCGTGACCTTGCTCTCCAGCGTGCGGATCATCCCTGCGAAAGGGAAACGGTCGCGGGGATTGCTCACCTCGATCTCATCCAGCAGGCCGAGCTTCATGTACTTGTCCGAGTCGAGCACGCCGCGGAATTTGTCGAGCGGGTGGCCGGTGACGTAGAAGCCGAGCAATTCCTTCTCGTGGGCGAGGCGGTCGTCCTTGCTCCACTCCTCCACGGCTACGGCATTCATCGTACTTGGCGCGGGAGCGCTGCCGAAGTCCATGGCGTCGAAGAGCGACACCTGCCCGGAGGCACGGTCCTTTTGAGCGGACGAGGCACTGGCCACGATCTGCTCCAGGCGCGAGGTCATCCCGGCACGCGTCTCATTCGTCCAGTCGAAGGCCCCCGCCTTGATGAGGTTTTCCAGGATGCGCTTGTTCACCGCCTTCGAGTCGAGGCGGTTGGCGAAGTCCTCGATGGTCGAGAAGGCACCGTTCTTCTCGCGGTCCGCGATCGCCGTGGCCATCGCGCCCTCGCCCACGTTCTTGATCGCCGCGAGGCCGTAGCGGATGGCGAAGGCCCCGGAAGCGAGCTGCTCGGGGGCAAAGCGCAGCTTCGACTTGTTCAGGTCCGGCGGCAGGATCTCGATGCCCATGCGGTGACACTCCGCGACGAAAACACCGATCTTGTCGGTGTTGTTGATTTCGTTCGAGAGCAGGCCGGACATGAATTCGACCGGGAAATTCGCCTTCAGGTAGGCGGTCCAGTAGGAGATGTGGCCGTAGCAGGCGGAGTGGGACTTGTTGAAGCCGTAGCCCGCGAACATCTCGATCTTCTCGAAGATCGCGTTCGCCAGCTTCTCATTGATGCCGTTCACGCGGCCCGCGCCCTCGACGAATTTCGAGCGCTCCTCGGCCATCTTCTTCGGGTCCTTCTTGCCCATCGCGCGACGGAGAAGGTCGGCACCGCCGAGCGTGTAGCCGGCCAGCACCTTCGCGGCATTCTGCACCTGCTCCTGGTAGATCATCACCCCGTAGGTGTTTCCGCAGACCTGCTCCAGCAGCGGGTGCTCGTAGAAGGCTTTCTTCCGCCCCTTCTTCACCTCGATCATCACGTCGATGAACTGCATCGCGCCCGGCCGGTAGAGCGCGAGAAGGTCAATGATGTCGTCGATCTTCTCGATCTGGTACTTCCGGCAGGTCTCGACCATGCCGCCGGACTCGAGCTGGAACACGCCCATCGTCTCGCCGCGATTCAGGATGTCGAAGGTCGGCTGGTTATCGAGCGGCACCCTGTCGATCTCGAAGTGCGGCGTGTGCCGCCGGATGTGCTCCACGGCGTCCTGGATGACGGTGAGGTTCTTCAGGCCGAGGAAGTCCATCTTCAGCAGGCCCACCTCGGTGATGGCACCCATGTCGTACTGGGTCACCACTTCCCCTTCGTTTCCGCGGGTCAGCGGGACGTGCTCGTCCAGCTCGCGGTCACCGATCACCACGCCTGCCGCGTGGATGCCCACGTTCCGCGTCAGACCCTCCAGCTTCAGCGCATACTGCCAGAGTTCCTGGTAGGTGGAGGAATTCTCCACCATCTCCTTCAGCTCCGGCTTGCTGTCGAACTCGCCCTTCAGCGTGACGCCGGGCTTTGCCTCGATCATCTTCGCAAGGCGGTCCGCATCGCCGTAGCTCACGCCCATCACGCGCGCCACGTCGCGCAGCACGCTCTTCGCACCCAGGGTGCCGTAGGTGATGATGTGGGAAACACTACGTTCGCCGTACTTCTGGCGGACATACTCGATGACCTCCGGGCGGCGGCTCTGGCAGAAGTCGATATCGACGTCGGGCGGGCTGACACGCTCGGGATTCAGGAAGCGCTCGAAGAGCAGGCCGAAGTCGAGCGGGCAGATATTCGTGATGCCCATCGCATAGGCGACCAGCGAACCGGCCGCCGAGCCACGGCCCGGTCCCACGGGGATATCCTGGTCGCGCGCCCACTGGATGAAGTCGGCGGTGATGAGGAAGTAGGATGCGAAGCCGAGCTGGTTGATGATGTTCACCTCGTACTTCAGGCGTTCCTGCACCTCCGGGCTCGCGGCGCGCT
Coding sequences within:
- a CDS encoding DUF7133 domain-containing protein → MHHLRPFFAFSVAISGVSALPDGFVMTEFAGPPNADYPAAITAAANGDVYVSSDQNGSLGHKEHMGRIIRCRDTDGDGKADEFVKFVPDVNSPRGGHFVGDTLYLIHPPYLSSFRDTDGDGVADEKKVLVTGLGGGIEHPRGADHTTNGVRMGIDGWLYISVGDFGTFPAKGTDGSSYTLHGGGVLRVRPDGSQIEPYALMVRNICDTAISPELDLFSRDNTNDGKGWNTRFHHYTALGDHGYPRLYQNFADEAIKPLADYGGGSGTGALWLSEPGFPAEFTDALFSTDWTTGNVHYHPWKKEGASFTIEQKTFEKLPRATDIDVDGNSKLYMADWRNGGFDFTPDQKVGLVFQVTYPGIPAAKYQDVTKASDGDLLKLVGSPSAVQRLEAQREIIKRGKKPEFAEGIFAVAKDAKLPVSARTAAVWTFKQLYGKDSTKYLAELAADETMREQALRAMADRSSELADVPVKLYVDALKDKNPRVALQALIGLEKLKAKDAAPAIFAASADWRDEGVSPRLQHTAVQVLASLNNVPAGLKAVEDTATRKLALQALQKVHSMDVVNGLLGLFGKSADLELRYDVLSSLSRLYFKEKEWDLKSWWNTRPDDRGPYYETAEWEGTAKIKPAIEKGFGMIAPDRQNALLDILGKNRLPVAELKLAGVDPVIAALNAKELNATQLMLLVAAAKEPKRPFAQRVEAYKALGKGGEDSSMPHRLAVLATWSQEKDAPAEAAQHISDFVNAPDRGNQIGSLREIAAKQGNAASRIAWKSMLTVLNSPLAKADAKKRIQDEVDKIPREVGFFQAIADLKLAGFDKQIEQGMKWDNSELINAAKAAKEAVAAAGSGGKKVAELPIPEVAKAAMTGKGDVATGARLYTSQGCIACHAIDPKAEQKGPYLGAAGAKFTRDYLIDSILEPNKVVAQGFQTSMIKMKDGTAKMGFITAEADGIVEVRDIAGQVSKIKRADVTEETHMPTSMMPPGLAAGLTVEDFTSLIEYLVSLKATGG
- a CDS encoding BlaI/MecI/CopY family transcriptional regulator encodes the protein MDAPKISESEWAVMEVLWDASPRTASEIAKTLRKKTSWAENTVRTLLTRLVEKGALDEAGSPKLYTPAVQREDCVRAESESFLERIFQGAAKPLLVHFAKNARLTPDEVRELKRILDQSTETKT
- the dnaE gene encoding DNA polymerase III subunit alpha; this encodes MSDSFVHLHLHTEFSLLDGLARTKEVAAKAKEYGMPAVAMTDHGNLFGAIEFFQSCKKAGVKPIFGCEIYLAPQNLEDKKDIPGRKRACHMTLLAETNEGWTNLQKLVSRGHLEGLYHGKPRVDRKALREFAKGIICLTGCISGPVNEWLLLGDEAKARETMAELVDIYGKENVYVEIHDHGLEPQRKITPGLLKLAAEFGLKPVAANDVHFVNRSDHEAHDVMICIGTGRLIIDENRMRYTPEVYFKSAEEMRTLFAEIPGACDATLEIAERCNVEIKLDSTSSEKYPQFDSPDGSPREEYLMRWCQEGLLKRYTPERAASPEVQERLKYEVNIINQLGFASYFLITADFIQWARDQDIPVGPGRGSAAGSLVAYAMGITNICPLDFGLLFERFLNPERVSPPDVDIDFCQSRRPEVIEYVRQKYGERSVSHIITYGTLGAKSVLRDVARVMGVSYGDADRLAKMIEAKPGVTLKGEFDSKPELKEMVENSSTYQELWQYALKLEGLTRNVGIHAAGVVIGDRELDEHVPLTRGNEGEVVTQYDMGAITEVGLLKMDFLGLKNLTVIQDAVEHIRRHTPHFEIDRVPLDNQPTFDILNRGETMGVFQLESGGMVETCRKYQIEKIDDIIDLLALYRPGAMQFIDVMIEVKKGRKKAFYEHPLLEQVCGNTYGVMIYQEQVQNAAKVLAGYTLGGADLLRRAMGKKDPKKMAEERSKFVEGAGRVNGINEKLANAIFEKIEMFAGYGFNKSHSACYGHISYWTAYLKANFPVEFMSGLLSNEINNTDKIGVFVAECHRMGIEILPPDLNKSKLRFAPEQLASGAFAIRYGLAAIKNVGEGAMATAIADREKNGAFSTIEDFANRLDSKAVNKRILENLIKAGAFDWTNETRAGMTSRLEQIVASASSAQKDRASGQVSLFDAMDFGSAPAPSTMNAVAVEEWSKDDRLAHEKELLGFYVTGHPLDKFRGVLDSDKYMKLGLLDEIEVSNPRDRFPFAGMIRTLESKVTKSGKPFGVMVVEDFTGSAEVVMWGESFVPARDAGVLAPGKVIRFKAQIQVDDRTDSRRLTGSEINELKPRGSSASKGAVELTLWTARHSEQDLKEIRTALAASPGKIPVFLHFQNSAGRRATVELGEDFRVKRTDVLDRALGRWMD